The Polyodon spathula isolate WHYD16114869_AA chromosome 13, ASM1765450v1, whole genome shotgun sequence genome includes a region encoding these proteins:
- the LOC121325320 gene encoding LOW QUALITY PROTEIN: MARVEL domain-containing protein 3-like (The sequence of the model RefSeq protein was modified relative to this genomic sequence to represent the inferred CDS: deleted 2 bases in 1 codon): MSAGERYPERKNYLPRSQERGERDPHRDRDPKKHPRKERGDGRGQRDREQERERHSRDQYDHWRDQNSRDEKEPRYDETSSVSYRSPRNGLPPEQMDFYEPGPGLFECYQCRYLCTGRALCQVLEVLLNLLLVICAGVSFNASETYKDYGSLGGIYAYYFGGANTFTGAEAEKVKKLDTQFYQLKLPIATATMAFGGALMGYACLMLLLGLLRVPFRWPVILLISCVLDVIIGLGYLPAMAFHFIKLQEAYNSQICKDRNEMYASKGHQGFSCGFHGAEIASGLFGVLGVLAFPFSAWLAVRAFRRVRELKKQPQEGHGF, encoded by the exons ATGTCGGCAGGCGAGAGATACCCGGAACGGAAAAACTATCTCCCTCGAAGTCAGGAAAGGGGTGAGAGGGATCCTCATCGGGACAGGGACCCGAAAAAGCACCCTAGGAAAGAGAGAGGAGATGGCAGgggacagagggacagagaaCAGGAACGGGAGAGGCACTCTAGAGACCAGTATGATCACTGGAGAGACCAAAATTCTCGGGATGAGAAGGAGCCGAG ATATGATGAAACATCCTCAGTATCTTACAGATCCCCCAGGAATGGGCTTCCCCCTGAACAAATGGATTTTTACGAACCAGGACCTGGTCTTTTTGAATGCTACCAGTGCAGATATCTTTGTACCGGAAGAG CTCTGTGCCAGGTTTTGGAAGTCCTGCTGAACCTGCTGTTAGTGATCTGTGCTGGGGTGTCGTTTAACGCATCAGAGACATATAAAGACTATGGCAGCTTGGGCGGTATTTACGCGTACTACTTTGGAGGAGCCAATACCTTTACTGGAGCAGAGGCggagaaggta aaaaaactggacaccCAATTCTACCAGCTGAAACTTCCAATCGCCACGGCTACCATGGCTTTCGGGGGTGCTCTCATGGGCTATGCCTGTCTGATGCTTCTCCTGGGCCTGCTGCGCGTTCCTTTTCGCTGGCCTGTGATTCTGCTCATCAGCTGCGTCCTGGATGTCATCATTGGACTGGGTTACTTACCAGCAATGGCTTTCCATTTCATAAAGCTGCAGGAGGCTTACAACTCTCAGATCTGCAAGGACAGAAATGAGATGTACGCTAGCAAAGGACACCAAGGCTTCTCCTGCGGTTTCCACGGGGCGGAAATCGCCAGTGGCCTGTTTGGGGTCCTTGGAGTCCTAGCATTCCCTTTTAGTGCCTGGCTCGCTGTCCGAGCTTTCAGGAGGGTCCGTGAACTAAAGAAGCAGCCTCAAGAGGGGCACGGCTTTTAG